Proteins from one Listeria innocua genomic window:
- a CDS encoding MurR/RpiR family transcriptional regulator → MNILIKIRELTNLTNSEKELANYIVVNPKKTLQFKPKELAQAAFVSAATIYRLINKLGLNGIGELKIEIASSLRETNEEKEINYDYPILESDTPYQIMTNLNQIYKGTIDETLNNADPEELVKIGEKLIKAKTIDVYAASANLFFAQNFKFQMQEIGVLVNVPEEDYIQSLSAANSDKDHIAIVVSYGGRSRTLQRVVKILSENDVDIILITSMQANPLVEFATHKIYMASAENHYNKVSSFSTRQSLLSIFDTLYSVYFNHDYEKNIQYKTTNYQKMNSELE, encoded by the coding sequence ATGAATATTTTAATTAAAATACGCGAACTAACTAATTTAACTAATAGTGAAAAAGAACTTGCCAACTACATTGTGGTAAATCCCAAAAAAACGCTTCAATTCAAGCCAAAAGAGCTAGCTCAAGCTGCTTTCGTCTCTGCTGCAACAATCTATCGCTTAATTAATAAGCTAGGGCTGAACGGCATTGGCGAACTAAAAATCGAAATCGCCTCGAGCCTTCGCGAAACAAACGAAGAAAAAGAAATAAACTATGATTATCCTATTTTAGAATCAGATACGCCTTATCAAATAATGACCAATCTGAACCAAATCTACAAAGGAACGATTGACGAAACATTAAACAACGCCGATCCGGAAGAACTTGTAAAAATTGGCGAAAAATTAATTAAGGCAAAAACAATTGATGTTTACGCCGCTTCCGCTAATTTATTTTTCGCGCAAAACTTCAAATTTCAAATGCAGGAAATCGGTGTTTTAGTCAATGTCCCTGAGGAAGATTATATTCAAAGTTTGTCCGCCGCAAATAGTGACAAAGATCATATTGCTATCGTTGTTTCCTACGGCGGACGAAGCCGAACCCTTCAAAGAGTAGTCAAAATCCTCTCCGAAAACGATGTCGATATAATCTTAATTACTTCCATGCAAGCAAACCCTTTAGTCGAATTTGCCACTCACAAAATCTATATGGCCTCCGCCGAAAATCATTACAACAAAGTCTCTTCCTTCTCAACACGGCAGTCATTACTAAGTATTTTCGACACGCTTTATTCTGTTTATTTTAATCACGATTATGAAAAAAACATCCAATATAAAACAACCAATTATCAAAAAATGAACAGCGAATTGGAATGA
- a CDS encoding Cof-type HAD-IIB family hydrolase, with protein MTTQAIILDIDGTLLNDGKKISPETKKALITAQQNGVKLILASGRPTTGMHAYAEQLEMDKHHGLLVSYNGAKVVDCATNEELFNQALTVAEGKAVLEHMKQFEVKVMIDKEDYMYTNDVYDCYVPYRGEVINIIQYESRGGNFKLCEKDDLAAFLDYRLSKILTAGDPAYMQENYQAMMAPFKNTLNCVFTADFYFEFTAQGIDKAKALDTVLTPMGIHAENIIAFGDGHNDITMVEYAGTGIAMSNAVPELKAAANSITLSNNEDGIAHVLNSLITN; from the coding sequence ATGACAACTCAAGCAATTATTTTAGATATTGATGGCACTTTATTAAACGACGGCAAAAAAATTTCACCCGAAACAAAAAAAGCCCTCATCACCGCGCAACAAAATGGCGTGAAACTTATCCTCGCATCCGGCAGACCAACAACTGGGATGCACGCATATGCTGAGCAATTAGAAATGGATAAACACCACGGCTTGCTCGTTTCATACAACGGAGCTAAAGTAGTGGATTGCGCGACAAATGAAGAATTATTCAACCAAGCGCTTACGGTTGCAGAAGGAAAAGCCGTTTTGGAACATATGAAACAGTTTGAAGTGAAAGTAATGATTGATAAAGAGGATTATATGTATACAAATGATGTGTACGACTGCTACGTACCTTACCGCGGCGAAGTAATAAACATAATTCAGTATGAGTCTCGCGGAGGAAATTTTAAACTCTGTGAAAAAGATGATTTAGCTGCATTTTTAGATTACCGTCTCAGTAAAATACTAACGGCAGGCGATCCGGCCTATATGCAAGAAAATTATCAAGCAATGATGGCGCCTTTCAAAAATACACTTAATTGTGTCTTCACAGCAGATTTCTACTTTGAATTCACAGCTCAAGGCATCGATAAAGCCAAAGCACTCGATACGGTTTTAACACCAATGGGAATACACGCTGAAAATATCATTGCATTTGGAGATGGCCACAACGACATCACCATGGTCGAATACGCCGGAACAGGAATTGCTATGAGTAACGCCGTCCCCGAATTAAAAGCAGCTGCCAACTCAATCACCTTATCCAACAATGAAGACGGAATTGCGCACGTATTAAATAGTTTAATTACGAATTAA
- a CDS encoding aldo/keto reductase — protein MTLSFSDTYRLNNGIEMPRHGFGVYKLTDEQRMRTALETAVDVGYRLFDTASFYHNEKELGDFFASSGLKRDEFFVTTKMWNTEQGYDETLRAFEKSQKKLQLDQVDLYLVHWPKQDTFFETWRAVEKLYDEGLVRAIGVSNFEAHHLDRLRTSANVLPVVDQLETHPHFPNQLLHRYLEELHIVHQAWSPLGRGGVLQEQILIDLAKKHGKSPAQIVLRWHLQNNISIIPKSETPSRIRENADIYDFELTEADMRQVERLNNGERVSHAPDVMYVRSEI, from the coding sequence ATGACACTTTCTTTCTCGGATACATACAGACTGAACAATGGAATCGAAATGCCTAGACATGGTTTTGGGGTCTACAAACTAACGGACGAACAGCGTATGCGTACTGCACTAGAAACTGCGGTAGATGTTGGTTATCGCTTGTTTGATACGGCTTCATTTTACCATAACGAAAAAGAACTCGGTGACTTTTTTGCATCAAGTGGCTTAAAGCGGGACGAGTTTTTTGTAACGACAAAAATGTGGAATACGGAGCAAGGTTACGATGAAACGCTCCGTGCTTTTGAAAAATCTCAGAAAAAACTACAATTAGACCAAGTTGATTTATATTTAGTCCACTGGCCGAAACAAGATACTTTTTTCGAAACTTGGCGTGCTGTGGAAAAATTATATGACGAAGGGCTTGTTCGCGCGATTGGCGTGAGTAATTTTGAAGCGCACCATTTAGACCGGCTTCGTACAAGTGCCAATGTTCTTCCAGTAGTTGACCAACTAGAAACACATCCACACTTTCCAAATCAGCTGTTACATCGTTATTTAGAGGAATTGCATATCGTTCATCAAGCTTGGAGCCCGCTTGGCCGAGGTGGCGTTTTACAAGAGCAAATTCTGATTGATTTAGCGAAAAAACATGGTAAATCTCCTGCCCAAATTGTTCTTCGTTGGCATTTGCAAAATAATATTTCAATCATTCCAAAATCAGAAACGCCTTCAAGAATAAGAGAAAACGCAGATATTTATGATTTTGAATTAACAGAAGCAGATATGCGCCAAGTCGAGCGTTTAAATAATGGTGAGCGAGTTAGCCATGCTCCAGATGTAATGTATGTCCGTTCTGAAATATAA
- a CDS encoding cyclic-di-AMP receptor — MKLIFAIVQDQDSNRLSDALTKGNFGATKLATTGGFLKAGNTTFIIGTEDERVDDALAIIKENCKAREQMMTPSASLGVTVDTYVPYPIEVQVGGATVFVMPVESFHHF, encoded by the coding sequence TTGAAACTCATATTTGCAATAGTCCAAGATCAAGATAGCAACCGTTTGTCTGACGCACTAACAAAAGGCAATTTCGGTGCGACAAAATTAGCTACTACGGGTGGATTTTTAAAAGCAGGAAACACCACATTTATTATCGGAACAGAAGATGAACGTGTAGATGATGCACTAGCGATAATCAAGGAAAACTGTAAAGCACGCGAACAAATGATGACACCATCCGCTTCCTTAGGTGTGACGGTAGATACGTATGTGCCTTACCCAATCGAAGTACAAGTTGGCGGCGCGACAGTGTTTGTAATGCCAGTTGAGAGTTTCCATCATTTTTAG
- a CDS encoding TetR/AcrR family transcriptional regulator translates to MITNESIMDATLCMMAKNGIKGSTTRQLAEAAGINEATIFKKFKNKDNLIHMTLEVQFESMKAEINQFFDKDFESAKVFLRQASQFISDIYEKYRDFMVISVREMGSKDMEFIDPSIVEYLYERVNQKVQEMVPSKNSSQEADAISLILNSVILLIMVEKVRDDIYKRPPTITTTADALADVLLKLLK, encoded by the coding sequence ATGATTACAAACGAATCCATCATGGATGCAACGCTTTGTATGATGGCAAAAAATGGCATAAAAGGCTCCACAACAAGACAATTAGCAGAAGCCGCTGGAATAAATGAAGCAACAATTTTTAAAAAATTTAAGAACAAAGATAATTTAATTCATATGACTCTTGAAGTGCAATTTGAAAGTATGAAAGCTGAAATCAATCAATTTTTTGATAAAGATTTTGAGAGTGCCAAAGTATTTTTACGTCAAGCAAGTCAGTTTATTTCGGATATTTATGAAAAATATCGTGATTTCATGGTAATTTCTGTTCGGGAAATGGGCAGTAAAGATATGGAATTTATTGATCCGTCAATTGTCGAATATCTATACGAGCGGGTTAATCAAAAAGTACAAGAAATGGTTCCAAGTAAGAACTCATCCCAAGAAGCAGATGCAATTTCTTTAATTTTAAATAGTGTTATTTTGCTAATCATGGTAGAGAAAGTGCGAGATGATATTTATAAACGCCCGCCAACGATTACGACAACTGCAGATGCCTTAGCAGATGTTTTGTTAAAATTATTGAAATAA
- a CDS encoding aminotransferase class I/II-fold pyridoxal phosphate-dependent enzyme, producing the protein MRDQSKMPLVERLDAHAKSCPISLHVPGHKSGAIYPAVWQNLLKWDVTEITGMDDLHHPEDVILEAEELLSECYGSKKSYFLVNGTSGGSLAVIMATLKRGEKVLVPRDAHKSILHGIELAGGKPIFLTPATNKEVGVASGVTTELLEETLHNHPDIKLCIFTYPSYYGTTFNLEKCIRIAHQYGAVVFVDEAHGAHFLTSSEFPKSAVELGADVVVQSAHKTLPALTMGSYLHVVNDLPIFEKLAYYLQVFQTSSPSYLIMASLDAARKYAATYTAADVEAFWKMRARWIKWLTKNKFEVILPDDPLKIIVRKTGYTGYELQAIFEESSYFPELADESQVLLILPLIKKGIDFTPISRIHSPSKKEIAKQPYEMSAPFASGLALTYEEMHARATEFVSLDEATTRVSAETISLYPPGIPAIIRGESITEKHIRELKSIRSRHYQGGEKLAENYIRIFR; encoded by the coding sequence ATGCGAGATCAATCTAAAATGCCTTTAGTGGAACGGTTAGATGCTCATGCTAAATCCTGCCCAATATCACTCCATGTTCCAGGCCACAAAAGTGGAGCCATTTATCCAGCTGTATGGCAAAATTTATTAAAATGGGATGTAACAGAAATCACCGGGATGGACGACTTACATCACCCAGAAGACGTGATTTTGGAAGCAGAGGAGTTACTTTCTGAATGCTATGGAAGTAAAAAAAGCTATTTTCTAGTCAATGGGACAAGCGGAGGAAGCTTGGCGGTTATTATGGCAACGTTAAAGCGCGGGGAGAAAGTTTTAGTGCCAAGAGATGCACATAAATCAATCTTGCATGGCATCGAACTCGCCGGTGGAAAACCGATTTTCTTAACTCCGGCAACCAATAAAGAAGTCGGCGTCGCGAGTGGCGTGACAACCGAACTTCTGGAAGAAACCTTACATAATCACCCAGATATAAAACTATGTATTTTCACTTATCCGAGCTATTACGGAACGACTTTTAATTTAGAAAAATGTATTCGAATTGCGCATCAGTATGGCGCGGTTGTGTTTGTCGATGAGGCGCACGGGGCACATTTTTTAACAAGTTCTGAATTTCCGAAAAGTGCAGTGGAGCTTGGTGCGGATGTTGTCGTTCAGTCGGCGCATAAGACATTGCCGGCGCTAACGATGGGATCCTATTTACATGTCGTGAATGATCTACCGATTTTTGAAAAACTAGCTTATTATCTGCAAGTATTTCAAACGAGTAGCCCATCTTATTTAATCATGGCGTCACTGGATGCGGCGCGGAAATATGCGGCAACTTACACAGCGGCAGACGTTGAAGCTTTTTGGAAAATGCGCGCCAGATGGATTAAATGGCTAACAAAAAATAAATTTGAAGTCATTTTGCCGGATGATCCGCTTAAAATCATCGTCCGTAAAACAGGCTACACGGGCTACGAATTGCAAGCGATTTTTGAAGAAAGTTCTTATTTCCCAGAGCTTGCCGACGAGTCACAAGTGTTACTGATTTTACCATTAATTAAAAAAGGGATTGATTTCACACCGATTAGTCGGATTCATTCTCCGTCGAAAAAAGAAATCGCGAAACAACCATATGAAATGTCAGCGCCTTTTGCGTCAGGTCTTGCGTTAACTTACGAAGAAATGCACGCCCGCGCGACCGAATTTGTGTCATTAGATGAAGCTACGACACGCGTTTCGGCTGAAACAATCTCGCTTTATCCGCCGGGAATCCCAGCTATTATCCGCGGAGAAAGTATCACAGAAAAACATATCCGCGAACTAAAAAGTATTCGCTCGCGGCACTACCAAGGCGGCGAAAAACTAGCCGAGAATTACATCCGTATATTCCGCTAA
- the dhaM1 gene encoding dihydroxyacetone kinase phosphoryl donor subunit DhaM1, with protein sequence MAKPYGVVIISHSKDVAKGVHDIIKEIAPDVSITHAGGTEDGRIGTSFDTVNEAIESNEADKVYTFYDLGSAKMNIETVEEISEKEIILFNAPILEGAYATAAQIQMDEKPEVIAANLKTIEIK encoded by the coding sequence ATGGCTAAACCATATGGAGTTGTCATTATTTCTCACTCCAAAGATGTTGCAAAAGGTGTCCATGATATCATTAAAGAAATCGCACCTGACGTATCTATTACGCATGCTGGTGGAACAGAAGATGGTCGCATTGGCACAAGTTTCGACACAGTAAACGAAGCGATTGAAAGCAATGAAGCCGACAAAGTCTACACTTTTTATGACCTTGGAAGCGCCAAAATGAACATTGAAACAGTAGAAGAAATTAGTGAAAAAGAAATTATTCTTTTTAATGCCCCCATTTTAGAGGGAGCTTATGCTACTGCTGCTCAAATTCAAATGGACGAAAAACCGGAAGTAATCGCAGCAAATCTTAAAACAATCGAAATTAAATAA
- the tmk gene encoding dTMP kinase, whose product MKAIFITLEGPDGSGKTTVGTLLNQKMEEAGIDFIKTREPGGSPISEKVRNIVLGIGNEEMDPKTEVLLIAGARRQHVVETIRPALAAGKTVLCDRFMDSSLAYQGAGRDMNMEQVLQVNLYAIEDTIPDRTYYLDVPAEVGLARIAANKGREVNRLDKEDITYHEKVQNGYEKIIQMFPDRFMRVDATKTPEEITTIILADILKQLT is encoded by the coding sequence ATGAAAGCAATTTTTATTACACTTGAAGGTCCAGATGGTTCTGGAAAAACAACTGTCGGCACCCTGTTAAACCAAAAAATGGAAGAAGCGGGTATTGATTTCATTAAAACCCGTGAACCAGGTGGCAGCCCGATTTCAGAAAAAGTAAGAAATATCGTCCTCGGAATTGGCAATGAAGAAATGGATCCAAAAACAGAAGTACTGCTTATTGCAGGCGCACGCCGTCAGCATGTTGTTGAAACAATTCGCCCAGCTTTAGCAGCAGGGAAAACAGTACTTTGTGACCGCTTTATGGATAGCTCTCTTGCTTACCAAGGAGCAGGACGTGACATGAATATGGAACAAGTTTTACAAGTGAATTTATATGCGATTGAAGATACAATCCCTGATCGGACCTACTACCTTGATGTACCCGCAGAAGTCGGCTTAGCTAGAATTGCTGCTAACAAAGGCCGCGAAGTTAATCGTCTAGACAAAGAGGACATTACTTACCACGAAAAAGTACAAAATGGTTATGAGAAAATTATCCAAATGTTTCCAGATCGTTTCATGCGAGTGGACGCAACGAAGACGCCAGAAGAGATTACTACTATTATTTTAGCAGATATTTTAAAGCAACTAACTTAA
- a CDS encoding YaaL family protein, translated as MESRSNKFGRKKNKKIGKLHKSYDAYLMELIEVTQEKWHKQKVLMRKSFEYDPNLEYEEKKAEARYFYLFKEARARQLKK; from the coding sequence ATGGAGTCCAGAAGTAATAAGTTCGGTCGGAAGAAAAACAAGAAAATCGGAAAACTACACAAATCCTATGATGCTTATCTGATGGAATTGATTGAAGTCACGCAAGAAAAGTGGCATAAGCAGAAAGTTTTAATGCGAAAAAGTTTTGAGTACGATCCTAATTTAGAATATGAGGAGAAAAAGGCGGAAGCTCGCTATTTTTACCTCTTTAAAGAAGCTCGTGCACGTCAATTAAAGAAATAA
- the dhaL1 gene encoding dihydroxyacetone kinase ADP-binding subunit DhaL1, translating into MTYDKDWALRWLNDFGERVQENKQLLSDLDQAIGDGDHGINMARGLSELKKAFTEKEPADLTDVFKTAGMTMVSKVGGASGPLYGTAFLNMSKAVDSETIDAEGLTKVIEAGLEGIEKRGKSHAGEKTMIDVWEPVVNALHQEDLTDDVVEAALQKTKDLKATKGRASYLGERSIGHLDPGAYSSALLFHAMLQTEVS; encoded by the coding sequence ATGACTTATGATAAAGATTGGGCGTTACGCTGGTTAAATGATTTCGGCGAACGCGTACAAGAAAATAAACAATTATTAAGTGATCTCGACCAAGCGATTGGCGACGGAGACCACGGAATCAATATGGCTCGCGGACTAAGCGAACTCAAAAAAGCTTTTACCGAGAAAGAGCCAGCAGATTTAACAGATGTATTTAAAACCGCTGGGATGACAATGGTTAGCAAGGTCGGCGGCGCATCTGGACCACTTTATGGAACAGCCTTTTTAAACATGAGTAAAGCGGTCGATTCAGAAACAATTGACGCAGAAGGCTTAACCAAAGTGATTGAAGCAGGACTTGAAGGGATCGAAAAACGCGGTAAATCCCATGCTGGCGAGAAAACAATGATTGATGTTTGGGAACCAGTTGTAAATGCCCTTCATCAGGAAGATTTAACAGATGATGTTGTTGAAGCAGCTTTACAAAAAACAAAAGATTTAAAAGCAACAAAAGGACGTGCCAGCTATCTAGGTGAACGGTCTATCGGGCATCTCGATCCCGGCGCCTACTCTTCTGCTCTCCTATTCCACGCAATGCTTCAAACGGAGGTGAGCTGA
- the dhaK1 gene encoding dihydroxyacetone kinase subunit DhaK1 produces the protein MKKILNGTDQVVEQMVEGLVKSHADVVHRVEGTRVIARNDKRPGKVGLVSGGGSGHEPAHAGYVGRGMLSAAVCGDVFTSPTPDQIYEGIKAADQGAGVLLIVKNYTGDVMNFEMAADLADADDIKVEQIVVDDDIAVEDSTFTTGRRGVAGTVLVHKIIGAAAEAGASLEELKALGEKVIASVKTLGVALSPCTVPEVGHPGFELGDDEIELGIGIHGEPGFTREKIMPSARLAKQLYERISSESKLLAGDKVVVLVNGMGATPLMEQYVFANDVHELLKNAGVQVEKTLVGDYMTSLEMAGLSLTILKLEDEKWVDMLKLPVDTIAW, from the coding sequence ATGAAGAAGATTCTTAACGGTACAGATCAAGTAGTAGAACAGATGGTGGAAGGTTTAGTTAAATCGCACGCAGATGTTGTTCACCGTGTCGAAGGAACTCGCGTCATTGCAAGAAATGATAAACGTCCAGGAAAAGTCGGGCTAGTAAGCGGCGGAGGTTCTGGTCACGAGCCGGCTCATGCTGGTTATGTGGGTCGCGGAATGCTCTCTGCGGCTGTATGTGGCGATGTTTTCACTTCCCCAACCCCAGACCAAATTTATGAAGGTATTAAAGCCGCAGATCAAGGCGCTGGTGTGCTTTTAATCGTAAAAAATTATACCGGTGATGTAATGAATTTTGAAATGGCGGCAGATTTAGCGGATGCCGATGATATTAAAGTAGAACAAATTGTAGTAGATGATGATATTGCTGTTGAAGACAGTACTTTTACAACTGGACGTCGTGGTGTTGCTGGGACGGTTCTAGTGCATAAAATTATCGGGGCAGCCGCAGAAGCAGGCGCATCCCTTGAAGAACTAAAAGCACTCGGCGAAAAAGTTATTGCTTCTGTTAAAACGCTTGGGGTTGCTCTTTCTCCGTGTACAGTTCCCGAGGTTGGACATCCTGGTTTTGAGCTTGGCGACGACGAAATTGAGCTTGGCATTGGTATCCACGGTGAACCTGGCTTTACGCGTGAAAAAATTATGCCATCCGCAAGACTTGCTAAACAACTTTATGAACGCATTAGTAGTGAAAGCAAACTCCTAGCTGGTGATAAAGTGGTTGTCCTTGTTAACGGCATGGGCGCAACACCACTAATGGAACAATATGTTTTCGCAAATGATGTCCATGAACTTCTAAAAAATGCCGGTGTTCAAGTTGAAAAAACACTCGTTGGCGATTATATGACTTCACTTGAAATGGCCGGATTATCCCTTACCATTTTGAAATTAGAAGATGAAAAATGGGTCGATATGTTGAAACTTCCAGTAGACACAATTGCTTGGTAA
- the recR gene encoding recombination mediator RecR — protein MHYPEPITKLMDSFMKLPGIGPKSAARLAFYVLDMKEDDVLDFAKALVDAKRNLSFCSVCGHITDKDPCYICSDTSRDRSVLCVVQESKDVIAMEKMRDFHGLYHVLHGTISPMDGIGPEDINIPDLLKRLQDDTIEEVILATNPNVEGEATAMYISRLLRPSGIKVTRIAHGLPVGGDLEYADEVTLSKAMEGRREV, from the coding sequence ATGCATTATCCTGAGCCGATAACGAAATTAATGGACAGTTTTATGAAATTACCGGGAATCGGACCCAAATCGGCAGCAAGACTGGCTTTTTACGTGCTAGATATGAAAGAAGACGATGTATTAGACTTTGCAAAAGCACTTGTGGATGCAAAGAGGAATTTAAGCTTTTGCTCTGTTTGTGGTCACATTACAGATAAAGATCCGTGCTATATTTGCTCGGACACATCCCGCGATCGCAGTGTTCTTTGCGTGGTGCAAGAATCTAAAGATGTTATCGCAATGGAAAAAATGCGCGATTTTCACGGGCTATATCACGTGCTTCACGGCACAATTTCGCCAATGGACGGAATTGGCCCAGAAGATATTAATATTCCTGATTTGCTTAAACGTTTGCAAGATGACACCATTGAAGAAGTTATTTTAGCAACCAACCCCAATGTTGAAGGGGAAGCCACTGCGATGTATATTTCGCGGTTGTTAAGACCTTCAGGCATAAAAGTAACAAGAATAGCTCATGGTCTGCCAGTAGGTGGAGATTTAGAATATGCGGATGAAGTCACGCTTTCTAAAGCCATGGAAGGACGAAGAGAAGTATAA
- a CDS encoding 1,4-beta-N-acetylmuramoylhydrolase, translated as MQKTRKERILEALKEEKKNKKSNKFKTGATIAGVTAIATSVTVPGIEVMVSADETAPADESSKTANPTASTETNTNTETATPDKTVENKTETKQTETKEQATTPTEKAPVAKQVEKTPAEPITVSNPDDKTSSPTPATYNLVQKTALRSGATIQSFINSIQASSSQIAAANDLYASVMIAQAILESAYGTSELGSAPNYNLFGIKGAYNGQSYTKQTLEDDGKGNYYTITAKFRKYPSYHQSLEDYAKVIRNGPSWNSNYYSKVWKSNTNSYKDATKALTGTYATDTAYATKLNDLISRYNLTQYDSGKTTGGNSGNTGNTGNTGNTGNTNTSNAKIYTVVKGDSLWRIANNHKVTIANLKSWNNLKSDFIYPGQKLKVSAGTTTSNTNTSKPSTNTNTSKPSTSTNAKVYTVAKGDSLWRIATNHKVTIANLKSWNNLKSDFIYPGQKLKVSAGTTTSNTNTSKPSTNTNTSKPSTSTNAKVYTVAKGDSLWRIATNHKVTIANLKSWNNLKSDFIYPGQKLKVSAGTTTNNTNAAKPSTNKPSNSAVKTYTVKKGDSLWAISRQYKTTVDNIKAWNKLTSNMIHVGQKLTIK; from the coding sequence ATGCAAAAAACGAGAAAAGAACGTATTTTAGAAGCTTTGAAAGAAGAAAAGAAGAATAAAAAAAGTAACAAATTCAAAACTGGGGCAACAATTGCTGGAGTTACAGCCATAGCGACCTCTGTTACTGTTCCAGGAATTGAAGTAATGGTTAGCGCTGATGAAACAGCACCCGCAGACGAATCTTCTAAAACAGCCAATCCAACTGCTTCAACAGAAACTAACACAAATACTGAAACAGCAACACCTGATAAAACAGTAGAAAATAAAACCGAAACAAAACAAACTGAAACAAAAGAACAAGCCACTACGCCTACAGAAAAAGCACCAGTTGCAAAACAAGTTGAAAAAACACCCGCTGAACCCATAACAGTCAGCAATCCAGATGACAAAACAAGTTCTCCTACTCCAGCGACTTATAATTTAGTACAAAAAACAGCGCTACGTTCAGGAGCTACAATCCAAAGCTTTATTAATTCTATCCAAGCATCCTCTTCCCAAATCGCAGCAGCTAATGACTTATATGCATCTGTCATGATCGCCCAAGCAATTTTAGAAAGTGCTTATGGAACAAGTGAATTAGGCTCTGCTCCTAACTATAACCTTTTTGGAATTAAAGGAGCTTACAACGGCCAATCATACACTAAACAAACATTAGAAGATGACGGTAAAGGAAACTACTACACAATCACAGCTAAGTTCAGAAAATACCCTTCTTACCATCAATCACTTGAAGACTATGCCAAAGTTATTCGTAACGGCCCAAGCTGGAATTCAAATTACTACTCCAAAGTTTGGAAAAGTAATACTAACTCCTACAAAGACGCAACCAAGGCTTTAACAGGAACTTATGCAACGGATACAGCCTATGCAACGAAATTAAACGACCTAATTAGCCGATATAATTTAACGCAATACGATAGCGGCAAAACAACTGGCGGAAATTCTGGTAACACAGGGAATACTGGTAATACCGGAAACACTGGAAATACAAACACTTCCAACGCTAAAATTTATACAGTTGTAAAAGGTGACTCGCTTTGGAGAATCGCGAACAACCATAAAGTAACGATTGCTAACCTTAAATCTTGGAACAACCTGAAATCCGATTTCATTTACCCAGGACAAAAACTTAAAGTTAGCGCTGGTACGACTACAAGCAACACGAACACATCAAAACCAAGCACAAATACTAACACATCGAAACCAAGCACTAGCACTAACGCTAAAGTTTACACGGTTGCTAAAGGTGACTCGCTTTGGAGAATCGCGACTAACCATAAAGTAACAATCGCCAACTTAAAATCTTGGAACAACCTGAAATCCGATTTCATTTATCCAGGACAAAAGCTTAAAGTAAGTGCCGGAACGACTACAAGCAACACAAACACATCAAAACCGAGCACAAATACCAACACATCTAAACCAAGCACTAGCACCAACGCTAAAGTTTACACGGTTGCTAAAGGTGACTCACTTTGGAGAATCGCGACTAACCATAAAGTAACAATCGCCAACTTAAAATCTTGGAACAACCTGAAATCCGATTTCATTTATCCAGGACAAAAGCTTAAAGTTAGCGCTGGAACAACTACAAACAACACAAACGCTGCTAAACCAAGCACAAATAAACCAAGCAACTCTGCAGTAAAAACATACACTGTCAAAAAAGGTGACTCACTTTGGGCCATTTCAAGACAATATAAAACAACTGTAGATAATATTAAAGCTTGGAATAAATTAACAAGCAACATGATTCATGTTGGTCAGAAATTGACGATTAAGTGA
- a CDS encoding putative holin-like toxin yields the protein MSVFEAMTLMLAFATLVVLILDFNKPKK from the coding sequence ATGTCTGTATTTGAAGCAATGACTTTAATGTTGGCTTTTGCCACATTGGTTGTGCTGATACTAGACTTTAATAAACCAAAAAAATAA